From Pseudomonas sp. LS1212, the proteins below share one genomic window:
- a CDS encoding GNAT family N-acetyltransferase, whose protein sequence is MTVEFRPAQRSDAREIARLFQITSEGASDYIWSQLAESGQDLLDVGAIRYAREGVDFSYQNCLIAEAEGRVIGMMHSYVMRHDPTAAPVTDPVLAPYADMEIPDTLYISSLALHDGWRNQGLGVRFLKHAQLRADELGLKGLSLIDYAANTGARRFYERQGFSVVKACQITPHPMIRVTGEAYLMHRP, encoded by the coding sequence ATGACCGTTGAATTTCGTCCGGCCCAGCGCTCGGATGCGCGTGAGATTGCTCGTTTGTTCCAAATTACTTCTGAGGGGGCATCGGATTACATCTGGAGCCAGTTGGCGGAATCGGGACAAGATTTGTTGGACGTGGGCGCCATCCGTTACGCCCGGGAAGGGGTGGATTTTTCATACCAGAACTGCCTCATCGCAGAAGCAGAAGGACGCGTTATCGGCATGATGCATAGCTACGTGATGCGTCACGATCCCACGGCCGCTCCGGTGACCGACCCGGTACTGGCACCTTATGCCGACATGGAAATCCCCGACACCCTCTATATTTCAAGCCTGGCGCTCCACGACGGCTGGCGAAACCAGGGCCTGGGGGTGCGCTTTCTCAAGCATGCTCAGCTGCGCGCCGATGAACTGGGGCTTAAAGGCCTGAGCCTGATCGACTACGCCGCGAATACCGGCGCCCGGCGTTTTTACGAACGGCAGGGTTTCAGTGTCGTCAAAGCCTGTCAGATCACTCCCCATCCGATGATTCGGGTCACCGGTGAAGCCTATCTCATGCATCGGCCCTAG
- a CDS encoding FAD-binding oxidoreductase, which produces MSNYFTSSNPHDNADIAVVGAGIIGVACALLLARQGLRVVVIDQQDPGYGASFGNAGHLATEQVFPIADLSILKRLPAMLMDPMGPLRLDWKYMPRALPWFMRLLLNLRPAPFQRTVAGIRALNESSLGAWHRLLESIARPDLLKEDGSLLVFERPDSCQAVEALQMRMRQQQVPVDLWQAKAVREVAPQLSERIQGGLFFPRTGHFLDPYRVVCELVQAAKASGVHFIKQQVRDGHLHESGVSLVTGQGGLTARQVLIACGAHSAKLTAALTGKKVPLDTERGYHLMLPHEHERLPFAVTSLERKFIMTPMADGLRLAGTVEFAGLDRPPTMERAWQLHRLSKGLFSRDLNAEAATPWMGLRPSLPDSLPIIDRVCNGKVLLAFGHQHLGLTQAAVTAELIAQIASPATVARPHGLPAIEPYRLDRF; this is translated from the coding sequence ATGTCGAATTACTTCACTTCAAGCAACCCGCACGACAATGCGGACATTGCCGTGGTCGGCGCCGGCATCATCGGCGTCGCCTGCGCCCTGCTGCTGGCACGCCAAGGCCTGCGGGTAGTGGTCATCGACCAGCAGGACCCAGGCTACGGCGCCTCGTTCGGCAATGCCGGGCATCTGGCGACCGAGCAGGTGTTTCCGATCGCGGACCTGTCCATCCTCAAACGCCTGCCCGCCATGCTCATGGACCCGATGGGGCCTCTGCGCCTGGACTGGAAATACATGCCGCGCGCCTTGCCCTGGTTCATGCGCCTGTTGTTGAACCTGCGACCGGCGCCGTTCCAACGCACCGTGGCCGGCATACGCGCGCTCAACGAAAGCAGCCTTGGCGCCTGGCACCGGCTGCTGGAGTCGATCGCTCGCCCGGACCTGCTAAAGGAAGACGGCTCGTTGCTGGTATTCGAGCGCCCCGACTCGTGCCAGGCGGTCGAAGCGCTACAGATGCGCATGCGCCAACAACAAGTACCGGTCGATTTATGGCAGGCCAAGGCCGTACGCGAGGTCGCCCCGCAACTGAGTGAGCGGATCCAGGGCGGGCTGTTCTTTCCTCGCACGGGGCATTTTCTGGACCCCTACCGGGTCGTCTGCGAACTGGTACAGGCCGCCAAGGCCAGCGGCGTGCATTTCATCAAGCAACAGGTCCGGGACGGACACCTGCATGAGAGCGGCGTCTCGCTGGTCACAGGCCAGGGCGGTTTGACGGCCCGCCAGGTACTGATCGCCTGCGGCGCCCATTCAGCCAAGCTCACCGCAGCGCTTACCGGCAAGAAGGTACCCCTGGATACCGAGCGCGGCTATCACCTGATGTTGCCCCATGAGCACGAGCGGCTGCCTTTCGCAGTCACCTCGCTGGAGCGCAAGTTCATCATGACCCCTATGGCCGATGGACTGAGGTTGGCAGGCACCGTCGAGTTCGCCGGCCTCGACCGCCCCCCGACCATGGAGCGCGCCTGGCAGTTGCACCGGCTGAGCAAAGGACTGTTCAGCCGCGACTTGAACGCTGAAGCTGCCACGCCCTGGATGGGCTTGCGACCGTCCTTGCCCGATTCCCTGCCGATCATCGACAGGGTGTGCAACGGCAAGGTACTGCTCGCCTTCGGCCACCAGCACCTGGGCCTGACTCAGGCAGCGGTCACTGCCGAGCTCATCGCCCAAATAGCTTCACCTGCGACTGTTGCCAGGCCTCACGGGTTGCCGGCGATCGAACCCTACAGGCTGGATCGGTTCTGA
- a CDS encoding aldehyde dehydrogenase (NADP(+)), translating into MTLTGKMLIGQQAITGSREAIRAIDPATDKPLEPAYPGGSCEHVEQACALAWAAFDSYRETPLTARAEFLEAIADEIEALGDELVERAMAETGLPRPRIQAERGRTCQQLRTFARTVRAGEWLDVRVDTALPERQPLPRPDLRQRQVPLGPVAVFGASNFPLAFSVAGGDTASALAAGCPVIVKAHGAHPGTSELVGRAVGRAVEKCGLPEGVFSLLFGSGREAGIALVSDPRIKAVGFTGSRSGGIALCKAALARPEPIPVYAEMSSINPVLLFPAALQARGEALAQGFVASLTQGAGQFCTNPGLVIARQGPALDRFITAAADLVQRSPAQTMLTPGIFNAYEAGVSSLAEHAHAQVAAAGLRGEDPNQCQAHLFVTRARDFLTDHTLQAEMFGAASLIVQCADDDEIRQVIEHLEGQLTATLHLDDADLENARALVPTLERKAGRLLVNGWPTGVEVCDAMVHGGPFPATSDPRTTSVGTAAILRFLRPVCYQDFPDTLLPAALKHSNPLQLRRLLDGQREA; encoded by the coding sequence ATGACTCTGACAGGCAAAATGCTGATCGGCCAGCAAGCCATAACCGGCAGCCGCGAAGCGATCCGGGCGATCGATCCAGCAACCGACAAACCGCTCGAGCCGGCCTATCCCGGTGGCTCCTGTGAGCATGTTGAACAAGCGTGCGCATTGGCGTGGGCAGCCTTCGACAGCTATCGCGAGACGCCATTGACGGCACGCGCCGAATTCCTCGAAGCCATTGCCGATGAGATCGAAGCCCTTGGCGATGAACTGGTCGAGCGCGCCATGGCCGAAACAGGCCTGCCGCGCCCACGCATCCAGGCTGAACGTGGCCGGACCTGCCAGCAACTGCGAACCTTTGCCCGCACCGTGCGTGCCGGCGAGTGGCTGGATGTACGGGTCGACACCGCGCTACCGGAACGCCAGCCCCTGCCGCGCCCTGACCTGCGCCAGCGCCAGGTGCCGCTGGGGCCGGTGGCAGTGTTCGGCGCCAGCAATTTTCCGCTGGCCTTCTCCGTCGCCGGTGGCGACACCGCTTCGGCACTGGCCGCCGGTTGCCCGGTGATCGTCAAGGCCCACGGCGCTCACCCCGGCACCAGCGAATTGGTTGGCCGAGCCGTGGGCCGTGCCGTGGAAAAATGTGGCCTGCCCGAAGGCGTGTTTTCGCTGTTGTTCGGCTCCGGGCGCGAAGCGGGTATCGCCCTGGTCAGCGACCCGCGCATCAAGGCCGTGGGTTTCACCGGCTCGCGCAGTGGTGGCATCGCCTTGTGCAAGGCTGCCCTGGCGCGTCCCGAGCCAATCCCTGTGTATGCGGAAATGAGCTCGATCAACCCGGTATTGCTCTTCCCGGCTGCCCTGCAGGCGCGTGGCGAAGCGCTGGCGCAGGGATTCGTCGCCTCCCTGACCCAGGGCGCCGGCCAGTTCTGCACCAACCCGGGCCTGGTGATTGCCCGTCAAGGCCCGGCCCTGGACCGTTTCATCACCGCTGCTGCGGACCTCGTCCAGCGCAGCCCCGCGCAGACCATGCTCACCCCCGGCATCTTCAACGCCTATGAGGCCGGCGTGAGCTCGCTGGCCGAGCACGCCCACGCACAGGTGGCGGCCGCAGGCCTGAGAGGCGAAGACCCGAACCAATGTCAGGCCCACCTGTTCGTAACCCGGGCGCGGGATTTTCTCACCGACCACACCCTGCAGGCCGAAATGTTCGGCGCCGCGTCGCTGATCGTGCAATGTGCCGACGACGACGAAATCCGCCAGGTCATCGAGCACCTGGAAGGCCAACTGACCGCAACCCTGCACCTGGATGACGCCGACCTGGAGAACGCCAGGGCGTTGGTGCCTACGCTGGAGCGCAAGGCCGGCCGCCTGCTGGTCAACGGCTGGCCAACGGGCGTTGAGGTGTGCGATGCCATGGTCCATGGCGGTCCCTTCCCGGCAACCTCCGACCCGCGCACGACCTCGGTCGGCACCGCCGCCATCCTGCGCTTCCTGCGTCCGGTCTGCTACCAGGACTTCCCGGATACCTTGTTGCCTGCCGCGCTGAAGCACAGCAACCCGCTGCAGCTGCGCCGCTTGCTCGACGGCCAGAGAGAGGCCTAG
- a CDS encoding dihydrodipicolinate synthase family protein, which yields MSDNIFTGCIPALMTPCTAERKPDFDALVAKGRELIDIGMSAVVYCGSMGDWPLLTEAERQEGVARLVAAGIPTIVGTGAVNTREAVSHAAHAAKVGAHGLMVIPRVLSRGASPAAQKAHFAAILKAAPGLPAVIYNSPYYGFATRADLFFELRREYPNLIGFKEFGGAADMRYAAEHITSKDDDVTLMVGVDTQVVHGFVNCNATGAITGIGNALPREVLQLVALSKQAAKGDAKARRLARELESALAVLSSFDEGTDLVLYYKHLMVLNGDKEYTLHFNETDSLSDSQRRYAENQYALFRQWYANWSKEQNVA from the coding sequence ATGAGCGATAACATCTTCACTGGCTGCATTCCTGCGCTGATGACCCCCTGCACCGCCGAGCGCAAACCAGACTTTGACGCCTTGGTGGCCAAGGGTCGCGAACTGATCGATATCGGCATGAGTGCCGTGGTTTACTGTGGCTCCATGGGCGACTGGCCCCTGCTCACCGAAGCCGAACGCCAGGAAGGCGTGGCGCGCCTGGTCGCCGCTGGCATCCCGACCATCGTCGGTACCGGTGCCGTCAATACCCGCGAGGCAGTCTCCCACGCAGCACATGCGGCCAAAGTCGGCGCCCACGGCCTGATGGTCATCCCTCGTGTTCTTTCTCGTGGTGCCTCACCGGCCGCGCAGAAAGCCCACTTCGCCGCCATCCTGAAGGCCGCCCCAGGGCTGCCGGCGGTGATCTACAACAGCCCTTACTACGGCTTTGCCACCCGTGCCGACCTGTTCTTCGAACTGCGCCGCGAGTACCCGAACCTGATCGGCTTCAAGGAGTTCGGTGGTGCTGCCGACATGCGCTACGCCGCCGAGCACATCACGTCCAAGGACGATGACGTCACCCTCATGGTCGGTGTCGATACCCAGGTGGTGCATGGCTTCGTCAACTGCAACGCCACGGGTGCCATTACCGGCATCGGCAACGCGCTGCCGCGCGAGGTGCTGCAACTGGTGGCCCTGAGCAAGCAGGCGGCCAAAGGCGACGCCAAGGCTCGCCGCCTGGCCAGGGAACTGGAGTCTGCGCTTGCCGTACTGTCTTCCTTCGACGAGGGCACAGACCTGGTGCTCTATTACAAGCACCTGATGGTGCTCAATGGCGACAAGGAATACACCCTGCACTTCAACGAGACCGATTCGCTCAGCGATTCTCAGCGTCGCTACGCCGAGAACCAGTACGCGTTGTTCCGCCAGTGGTACGCGAACTGGTCGAAAGAGCAGAACGTCGCCTAA
- a CDS encoding 4-hydroxyproline epimerase: protein MKQVHIIDSHTGGEPTRLMMKGFPELPGNTMVEKRDALRDQHDQWRRACLLEPRGNDVLVGALYCEPVSPDATCGVIFFNNAGYLGMCGHGTIGLVASLHHLGRISPGVHKIDTPVGPVSATLHEDGAVTLRNVPAYRYRQQVPVEVPGHGRVYGDIAWGGNWFFLVSDHGQVLQLDNVEALTEFTWAMLKALEAQGIFGEDGALIDHIELFADDDKADSRNFVMCPGKAYDRSPCGTGTSAKLACLAADGKLAAGERWVQASITGSQFEGRYELEGEWEGERIRPFITGRAYMTADSTLLIDEQDPFAWGI from the coding sequence ATGAAACAAGTACATATCATTGATTCCCACACCGGCGGCGAACCCACTCGCCTGATGATGAAAGGCTTTCCCGAGCTGCCCGGCAACACCATGGTCGAGAAGCGCGATGCCCTGCGCGACCAGCATGACCAATGGCGTCGTGCCTGCCTGCTGGAGCCCCGTGGCAACGATGTGCTGGTAGGCGCCCTGTATTGTGAACCGGTCTCGCCCGATGCCACCTGTGGCGTGATCTTCTTCAACAATGCCGGCTACCTTGGTATGTGTGGTCACGGCACCATCGGCCTGGTCGCCTCGTTGCACCACCTGGGGCGCATCAGCCCCGGTGTTCACAAGATCGATACTCCGGTCGGCCCGGTCAGCGCCACGCTGCATGAAGACGGCGCGGTGACCCTGCGCAATGTGCCCGCCTACCGCTACCGACAACAGGTGCCGGTCGAAGTCCCCGGACACGGCCGCGTGTACGGCGATATCGCCTGGGGCGGCAACTGGTTCTTCCTGGTTTCCGATCACGGGCAGGTGTTGCAGCTCGACAACGTAGAAGCCCTGACCGAGTTCACCTGGGCGATGCTCAAGGCCCTGGAGGCTCAGGGCATCTTTGGTGAAGACGGCGCGCTCATCGACCATATCGAGCTGTTTGCCGACGACGACAAGGCCGACAGCCGCAACTTCGTCATGTGCCCGGGCAAGGCCTACGACCGCTCGCCCTGCGGGACCGGCACCAGCGCCAAACTGGCGTGCCTGGCGGCCGATGGAAAATTGGCCGCCGGTGAGCGCTGGGTACAGGCCAGCATCACCGGCAGCCAGTTCGAAGGCCGCTACGAATTGGAAGGCGAATGGGAAGGCGAGCGCATCCGCCCATTCATTACTGGCCGAGCCTACATGACCGCCGACAGCACGCTGCTGATCGACGAACAGGATCCCTTCGCGTGGGGCATTTGA
- a CDS encoding APC family permease, producing MSGKGKFKKQLSLIDLTFIGLGAIFGSGWLFAASHVSAIAGPAGIFSWLLGGFAVLLLGIVYCELGAALPRAGGVVRYPVYSHGPLLGYLMGFITLIAFSSLVAIEVVASRQYAAAWFPELTKAGSSDPTVLGWLLQFGLLCLFFMLNYRSVKTFAKANNLVSVFKFIVPLLVIGVLFTFFKPENFQVQGFAPFGLSGVEMAVSAGGIIFAYLGLTPIISVASEVKNPQRTIPIALILSVLLSTLIYVLLQMAFLGGVPTEMLANGWAGVTKELALPYRDIALALGVGWLAYLVVADAVISPSGCGNIYMNATPRVIYGWAQTGTFFKVFTRIDEKSGIPRPALWLTFALSVFWTLPFPSWEALINVVSAALVLSYAVAPVSVAALRRNAPGMPRPFRVKWMSVLGPLSFIIASLIVYWSGWNTVSWLLGLQILMFVVYLLCGRFVPTTLLSLARQVRSSLWLIGFYAVTIVLSKLGSFGGLGVLSHPFDTLVVAACAMGIYYWGAATGVPAHLVRLEAEDDESEAGLAVADTAAGLRPVGAHVQASS from the coding sequence ATGTCAGGCAAAGGCAAGTTCAAAAAACAACTTTCATTGATAGACCTTACGTTTATCGGACTGGGAGCCATCTTCGGCTCGGGCTGGTTGTTCGCAGCCAGTCACGTTTCCGCAATCGCGGGGCCGGCAGGCATCTTTTCCTGGCTGTTGGGCGGGTTTGCCGTACTGCTGTTGGGCATTGTCTACTGTGAACTGGGCGCGGCGCTGCCGCGTGCCGGTGGCGTGGTTCGCTATCCGGTGTACTCCCATGGCCCATTGCTCGGCTACCTGATGGGCTTCATCACGCTGATTGCATTCTCAAGCCTGGTGGCAATCGAAGTGGTTGCCTCTCGCCAGTATGCCGCCGCATGGTTTCCCGAGCTGACCAAAGCCGGCTCCAGCGATCCTACGGTCCTTGGCTGGCTCTTACAGTTTGGCCTGCTCTGCCTGTTCTTCATGCTCAACTACCGCAGCGTGAAAACCTTCGCCAAGGCCAATAACCTGGTCAGCGTGTTCAAGTTCATCGTCCCGCTGCTGGTCATCGGTGTGCTGTTCACCTTCTTCAAGCCGGAAAACTTCCAGGTCCAGGGTTTCGCTCCATTCGGCCTTTCGGGCGTCGAGATGGCCGTTTCCGCCGGCGGCATCATCTTCGCTTACCTGGGGCTTACGCCAATCATCTCGGTGGCCAGCGAAGTGAAGAACCCGCAGCGCACCATTCCGATTGCACTGATCCTGTCCGTCCTGCTCTCCACCTTGATCTATGTGTTGTTGCAGATGGCCTTCCTCGGCGGCGTGCCCACCGAGATGCTGGCCAACGGCTGGGCCGGCGTCACCAAGGAACTTGCCCTGCCTTATCGCGACATCGCCCTGGCCCTGGGCGTGGGTTGGCTGGCCTACCTTGTGGTCGCCGACGCGGTGATCTCCCCCAGCGGTTGCGGCAACATCTACATGAACGCTACACCGCGAGTCATCTATGGCTGGGCGCAAACCGGCACCTTCTTCAAGGTCTTCACCCGCATCGACGAAAAGTCCGGCATCCCGCGCCCGGCGCTGTGGCTGACCTTCGCCCTGTCGGTGTTCTGGACCCTGCCCTTCCCCTCCTGGGAGGCCCTGATCAACGTCGTATCCGCCGCGCTGGTACTGAGCTACGCCGTCGCTCCGGTGTCCGTGGCCGCACTGCGCCGCAACGCTCCCGGTATGCCGCGCCCCTTCAGGGTCAAGTGGATGAGCGTACTGGGCCCGCTGTCGTTCATCATCGCCTCGTTGATCGTCTACTGGTCGGGCTGGAACACCGTGTCCTGGCTGCTCGGCCTGCAGATCCTGATGTTCGTGGTGTACCTGCTGTGCGGCCGCTTTGTGCCGACCACGCTCCTGAGCCTGGCCCGGCAAGTACGCTCATCCTTGTGGCTGATCGGCTTCTATGCCGTGACCATCGTGCTGTCCAAGCTCGGTAGCTTCGGTGGCCTGGGCGTACTCAGCCATCCGTTCGACACCCTGGTCGTGGCGGCCTGTGCGATGGGTATCTATTACTGGGGCGCGGCGACCGGCGTGCCGGCGCACCTGGTCCGTCTGGAGGCCGAGGACGATGAAAGCGAAGCAGGACTGGCAGTCGCCGACACTGCCGCGGGCCTGCGTCCCGTTGGTGCGCACGTCCAGGCTTCGTCCTGA